CTAGACCCATCTGTGCGCAACACAGCTCGTCAGGCGACGATTACCCTCGTGCCTACGGAACGCACCTATAAGCGCGTCAAAACCCTGGGCGCTGGCGACATCCGTTATGTGCCGCAGGTTCGGCTGCCGCTCAGCGATATCGACATGTTGAAGTCACTCCCCCCAAGAGAAGACTCTGATACTGTGCGCTTCTTTAGCTCTGGCCGTCTGGTAGGCTGGAAGGGCATCCAATTTGCGCTGCGCGCCTTCGCCAAAGTCGCCAGAGAAGTCCCCAATGTGGAGTATTATCACGTGGGCGATGGGGGCCTGATTGATGAAATCCGCGCCCTGGCGGAAGAATTAGGCGTTGCGGATCGCTTCGTCATCTTTGAAGGCAAGAGCCGTGAAGAAAACTTAGAGATGATGGCGGATTCCGATGTGTTCATGTTCCCCTGCCTGCACGATGAACCCGGCTGGGTCGTCTTAGAAGCCATGGCGATTGGCCGCCCTATTGTCTTCCTTAAGGGGATGCCGCGCACGCCAAATGCACACAAATTCGGCTTCGGGGCAGATTCTAACAGCCTCGATGGTGCTATTGAAGAAATGTACCAGGCCATGCTTAAATTGGCTAAAGACCCTGCGTTGCGCAAAGAAATGGGCCAGATCGCGCAGCAGGAAATGGATGAATACCTCTGTTTCGAAAAGACGACTGAAGAACTGGCCGATATTCTGGCAGAAGCCGCACAGCCTCAATCTGTGGCGGTGCCAGCACCCGCCTGATGTGGAGCGGTCGATCTACCGGGACGATAGAACGGGACACGCGAACAGGGCACTTTTTGAAAGTGCCCTGTTTGCTTTTAATGGCACGTCTTTAATGGCATGTCATGGCTGTGATGTGCTGTAGCCGCTGAGCCTGAGTTTATCGAATAAGTCACGGAAGATAGCGTCCCGGTCTACAGCGGTGGCTGTACGGATGAAGTGGCGCGAATGATCTTCGCTCCATGTCACCTGGTCCGTCAACACAGGGCTATGAACGAGGTTCGTTGGCACCCAATCCGGGTTGATGAGCCATGCGATGGTAATGATGTCCCAGATCACCTTGGAATGGGCATAATGATCTGGCATGTAGGCTTCGTAAATATCATAGAGATAATCCCCCACGTGGCTTTTGCCATGCATAAAGGCGTCTAGCTCTGCCAGGGTGGTGGCTAGATGGGTTGTCACGCCGTTGCAAGGCATATGGATAAGCGGCACGCCGCTATCCAGTACGACGCGGGCAGCGGGGACATCCTGTTGGAGGTTGAACTCCTGCGTATGCGGCCAGTAGAGCGCATGCCCACCCAGCCACACAACGACGATATGCTCAATAATGGTTGGTTCCAGCAAAATGGCTGATGCAATATTGGTGATCGCCCCGATGGCAACCACATACAGCGGATCATCCTCTGGGCTGGCTAATGCGCGCTGGATCAAATCCTGCACCGCAGGGCTATCTTGCGGCACTAGGCCCACGCCGAGATAGTCCATCGCCCCTTTATAGACGAAGCCTTCCGGCGAGCGTCCCAGCCGTTCCAGCAGGCGCAAAATCTCTGCATAACTGTGTTCCATGCCATCGCCGGGGCTGGTAGAGCGATCATTGAAGAACGGCGCTGCATAAATCGCTTCGACGTTCATATCCTCCGTTGAGAGCAAGGCATATACCACGGCGAATTGATCGTCAATTTCATTATAAGTATCGGTATCCAACACCATCCGCACTTTTTTCTGGGGTGGCTCCAACCGGGTGAGGCGCACTACCTCCGGGATATGAGGGAAGGTCATTTTTACAGCGTCCTTGGGTGCTCAAAAAGTGGCTCAAATAAAACGCGGCCCACTATGAACTTGCTTACGTGGGCCGCGCCGGGTGCTTATTCTGACAAACGCTCAATTTTGGCGGTACTCTGGATGACCTCGAACTTTTCAAGCTTGGGGTGCCCCAGGAAGGTCTCCGGCGGCAAAGAGCCAGAGCGTGCATGGCCTTCTTTGAACTCAGCCGACTGCGTCCAGCCCTGGAATGCTTCTTCGGATTCCCAGAAGGTCATGACCACATAAGGATCGCCTTCCGCAGTGGGGCGCAGGAGCTGGAATGAGATGAACCCTAGCATGCCATCGACCAGATTGGCCCGGTCGGCAAAGCGCTCTTCAAAGGCAGCGGCGTGTTCTGGGTTGACTGGAATACGGTTGCAAATCACGATCATGTGACGTCTCCTTCATGATATATTTTCATGATGTTCCCCTAATCATAACAGGCTTTGCCGCGTCCGTTCACCGTGGCTTGTAAAACCTGTTTTGTCCTGGCGTCTGCGGAAAATTAACGGTGATGAAACTGTTTTTTTGCCTTTTTTCGCATGGAATTTTGTCTCGGTAGGAACAACATCACAAAAACTGCAAAGTTGGCTTTAACCGCACGCGTGGACACCAACGGCCTCATCCGGCTAGCATTCTCCTATGCCTATGAGGAGATAGGCACGCGCCACAGAGCACATATCGTCAAAATAGGCTTACCAGGGGATAAAGGGCTGATGCCATGATGAATTTAAGCCAGAACAGCATCATATCCGTCCGATATGCATTCCGGCATGGTCAGAGTGAGCAAAACCGCCATGCGCTGCTCAAGCTAGCGGAACAGCTCCAGCAGTATCACGGTTTTTTGCATTACCGCATTGTTGGCTTGGATGATCGCCGGGGTGAACCGATCTTGCTCACGTTCTGGTTATCTGCGGCACATTATCGTAAAGCAGCCCGCCTCATGCGCCAGGAAGCCGAACAGAACATCGCCTGATGCTGTGTGTCACATCACACCTTGTAACACTTGATATCGCATGATGTCGAATCATGATTATCCATTTGAGAACAAACACGAGGTTCATTTTCATGAAGAAACGTTTTTATCTGCAATTTGCATGGGTCGCCTTGCTCTTGATCGCTATCCTGCCCGCTATGGCACAGAATGACGAAGCCACCCGCTGTATGGAAGGCTACCGAATCATTGAACATGCTATGGGTATGACCTGCGTGCCAGAAACCCCACAGCGCGTGATTACATTGGATACGGGCGAGACGGATAATGCCCTGGCATTGGGCGCGAATATCGTCGGGGCACCCGTAGAAGATGTGTTGGCGTATCAAGACTACCTGAGCGACCAGCTAGAGGGCATCACCAGCATCGGTTCCATCAGCGAACCAAACCTGGAAGCGATTCTTGCGCTGGAGCCGGATCTCATCCTGGGCAGCAAGCAGCGTTACGAAGCCGTCTACGATCAACTTTCGCAAATTGCGCCGACCGTGTTCACGGAGTCTTTGCGCGTTCCCTGGCAGGATAACTTCCTGCTCCATGCAGAAGCGCTCAACAAAACAGAAGAAGCCGATGAATTATTGGCACAGTACGAAGCCAATATCGCTGATGTGCAGGGCGCCCTTGGCGATGCCATTGATAATACGACGATTTCCATCATTCGCTTCCGTCCGGGGCAGGTACGCTTGTATCTCAAGAGTTCCTACATTGGCTATATCTTGCAGGATGTGGGCCTGCCACGCCCGGCCAGCCAGGATGAAGATGTCTTCTCGTCGGAAATTTCCCTGGAAGAAGTTGACGCTGTCGATGCAGATTACATCTTCATCACCGGCTATGCAGAAGACGATAGCGACCTGGATCGCTTCCTTGAAAGCCCCCTCTGGCAGACGTTGGGCGGCGTACAGAGTGGGCATGCCATTGATGTCAATGATGATACCTGGATCGCTGGCCTTGGCGTTCAGGCGGCCAATCTCGTCCTGGAAGATTTGAAAGCTATTCTAGCCCCGTCATCAGAAGAACCTGCTGAAGAAGCTGGAACAGACGAAACAGCCTCAGAAAGCATCACCTGTGAAGAAGGCACCAAGCTGGTCACACATGACCTTGGCGAAAGCTGTGTTCCGTTGGAGCC
The Phototrophicus methaneseepsis DNA segment above includes these coding regions:
- a CDS encoding glycosyltransferase family 4 protein; this encodes MTLSSKQRRLKILISAYACRPNRGSEPGTGWHTVVELSKHHDLWVIACVEDQPDIEKYIAEHPMPSVTWIFYDFTGLLMSRRSNEIIRRVHYGLWQHLAYGTAKKLTEEVPFDVSLHITLGSYWRPSFLARLPIPFVWGPVGGAENAPMRWYRHLDMGTILWELPKVIMEESSRLLDPSVRNTARQATITLVPTERTYKRVKTLGAGDIRYVPQVRLPLSDIDMLKSLPPREDSDTVRFFSSGRLVGWKGIQFALRAFAKVAREVPNVEYYHVGDGGLIDEIRALAEELGVADRFVIFEGKSREENLEMMADSDVFMFPCLHDEPGWVVLEAMAIGRPIVFLKGMPRTPNAHKFGFGADSNSLDGAIEEMYQAMLKLAKDPALRKEMGQIAQQEMDEYLCFEKTTEELADILAEAAQPQSVAVPAPA
- a CDS encoding nucleoside hydrolase; the protein is MTFPHIPEVVRLTRLEPPQKKVRMVLDTDTYNEIDDQFAVVYALLSTEDMNVEAIYAAPFFNDRSTSPGDGMEHSYAEILRLLERLGRSPEGFVYKGAMDYLGVGLVPQDSPAVQDLIQRALASPEDDPLYVVAIGAITNIASAILLEPTIIEHIVVVWLGGHALYWPHTQEFNLQQDVPAARVVLDSGVPLIHMPCNGVTTHLATTLAELDAFMHGKSHVGDYLYDIYEAYMPDHYAHSKVIWDIITIAWLINPDWVPTNLVHSPVLTDQVTWSEDHSRHFIRTATAVDRDAIFRDLFDKLRLSGYSTSQP
- a CDS encoding antibiotic biosynthesis monooxygenase family protein, yielding MIVICNRIPVNPEHAAAFEERFADRANLVDGMLGFISFQLLRPTAEGDPYVVMTFWESEEAFQGWTQSAEFKEGHARSGSLPPETFLGHPKLEKFEVIQSTAKIERLSE
- a CDS encoding iron-siderophore ABC transporter substrate-binding protein — protein: MKKRFYLQFAWVALLLIAILPAMAQNDEATRCMEGYRIIEHAMGMTCVPETPQRVITLDTGETDNALALGANIVGAPVEDVLAYQDYLSDQLEGITSIGSISEPNLEAILALEPDLILGSKQRYEAVYDQLSQIAPTVFTESLRVPWQDNFLLHAEALNKTEEADELLAQYEANIADVQGALGDAIDNTTISIIRFRPGQVRLYLKSSYIGYILQDVGLPRPASQDEDVFSSEISLEEVDAVDADYIFITGYAEDDSDLDRFLESPLWQTLGGVQSGHAIDVNDDTWIAGLGVQAANLVLEDLKAILAPSSEEPAEEAGTDETASESITCEEGTKLVTHDLGESCVPLEPQRVVALDMAIMELMMVADMQPAASSELVSMTYALMHPELSEDFATFYGDAPDMGYPPNIEVILNVQPDLIIGPSDFFTESIYPELNAIAPTVLYEADPGNWRTRLIFAGEVLGLTDTVDEILADYDARVAELSDVLGESAGETTVSLVRALPDQIGLVLAGTNAANVVASVGLARPESQSVDYDYVLSELDGRPELLISEEELALADADVVFVFSSSEDNGLTDNPLWNALPAVQDGRSHVVGYYWWGDSFISAHRMLDDLFEYVAGIEPENPNPFAEGLSE